The Gossypium hirsutum isolate 1008001.06 chromosome A13, Gossypium_hirsutum_v2.1, whole genome shotgun sequence nucleotide sequence GAATTGGTAGTTTGTTATAAAGAGAGTACATATCATGTTGTCAAGGACATTTGTATTGATGAGGGAGTTCCGACACAAGACATGTTCTTGTTTGAAAGCAGTGTGGACGAGAAGAGCGAGTGCAACTTTTCGTATCCCAAAAAGGATCAAGATAATGAACTGATGAAAGAAATGTCGGAGACTGATATACCCATGCAAAACATTTCCTTTTCTCTGGAAGAAAATCAATCTGGGAAGGATATTGACAACGACTGTGGCTCTAACAAAAAACTCAACGCTGATACACATATGCAAGATATTGCCTTATCTCTAGAAGAAAACAAGTCTAACAAGGGAATTCCGAATGAATGGGATCCTAGGGATTTGCTGGTGACAAGGGACATGAAGGATGATGCAATGGAAATGATGTCAAATGAGGGCTCCAAAGAGTTGTTTATCCTAGGAGACATACTTTCATTGCCTGAATTGACCACACTGAAATCTGAAGCCATGTCTCCTGATTGCAAAAGTGACAGAAATGAACAACAGTCCTTTGAGGTAAAAAGATCTAGTTCaaagttaataaaatatcaatttaccATATCGAAACTCCTTGTAATAACATTATGGATTCACTGTATACGCAGAACTCAAGTAAAAAGGAAGTGATAGTGGCTTCTGAGGTTGAAGATTCAAACAACCTAATTCTTTCTGCTCCTGCTTTGGCCTCCACAGCCGAAGGATCGGACAGTGGGAAAGGGGAAGCTACCCCAATCAGTCCTGCTCCGGCCTCTGCTTCTTTGGAAGCAACTAGCAGTGGCCTTGTCAATGAAACTGGAAGCATCACATTTGACTCCAGATCTTCTGCAACAACAAGCGGCAAAGGTTCTAGCGAGCCTCTCGAGACTGGAAGAACATCCAAACTTGAAGAGACAGCTGATCAACCTTTTTCAAGCAATCTTCAAAGCGGAAACGGGGAGTCTAGTTTCTCTGCTGCAGGGCCCTTAACAGGTCTAATAAGCTACTCTGGACCGATAACATATTCAGGCAATCTCTCTCTTAGATCAGATAGCAGCACGACAAGCACTCGTTCCTTTGCCTTTCCGATGTAATTTACTGCCAAATCATTTTGTTACTTGCACTTGTTCTATCGTATTCATAACCAACCATTAGCTGTTTATTCTCTGTTTTCCTCCATATACAGATTGCAGTCCGAATGGAATAGTAGTCCGGTAAGAATGGCAAAAGCTGACCAGAGACAGTATCGGAGGCATCGGGGATGGAGGCAGGGCTTTCTTTGCTGTAGATTCTGAAAAAAAGTTCTATATTATGCATGGGTTatacaaatttattatttttgcatatCAAATACAACATCCCCTTCTTCCCTCGCTTGGCGTGTAATAATGTGCAGTAGGTTTAGAGTGTCTTCTTGGTGCTTAAGAGTTTTTATCATGCAAATTGAGCTGTAAGCAAAGCAATATGCTGTAATTTTCATGTATCATTGTAgtattttctttttcgttttcacGTTCTTGCTCATAATATCAACTTATAACAGATAAAGAGAGATCATTCTTCTTTGTCGTTTTTCTACTGTTGTTACGATTTTTGTTTTCCGATCAATTGAATTAAGGATAAATTTCAGTTCATTTCTTTAGTACATTTTTTACATGAAAAATCTCCTTTAATAACTTAGCAAACAACTGCATCCTTGTCCAAAATATGAGTTTAGAGTagaagaaaattgaaaagtaaGAAAACAGGAagggtaaaaaaatataaaatttctttcctAGGTGTACttgggaaaaggaaaaggaaaaggaaattacttttttctttctatctattattctattttgtttgataagagttgaaaaatgaagagttctttcattttatttcttcttgGAAGTATTGATTAAGATGGAAAAAGATCATCCCTTCCATTTTTTCTTTCAACTAAgtttacttaaaaatatattttcattccatttttCCACTCATTCCTTCATTTTTCTACTTTTCCACCCAACTAGCAATTGCAGAATTTGCACTCCAAGAATCACGCTTAATCCATCGAGGTCTTGATTCGATCTGTCTATCTGTGGAGGCCGGTTAAGTGAGCTCCCTTTTAAGTAACTTTAAccaagtaagttttttttttttttgttccaataGTGTAAATTCCTTATCGGAGttaatttattagattttaaaGTTTGACTCAACAATTTCAGCAAGACTGAAATGTTACCCAAAGAGTTAGTGCATTAGCAAATTCATAGGCTTCGACTCTTGTAACCTTTATGCATAAACAAAAGGTTATACATTTATTCAAATAATGTGTAATGGCTCTCTTTATTTACAACAGCTATAAGCAACAAGCAAAGATTGTAGCAGTCTTGTAAAGTTTGCACCTTGTGATTGTCATTACTCATTGTGAACGAGAATGAGTGAATCCCCGTATATTCTCCACCTCAAATCAAACTTTCCGAGTGAagtat carries:
- the LOC107894985 gene encoding uncharacterized protein yields the protein MKLDNEQVICHSTIGYKNDSKPYSFLVDTKPFENKEKSSDATELSTDDTVKENQNGVMHDIKSDELDSDFSIYSENTRDEWTASELDCSNSVHDFSNGNEKEVRDIVTFNSHSSKNMDSFQDSVFYLDKSVMDCELPELVVCYKESTYHVVKDICIDEGVPTQDMFLFESSVDEKSECNFSYPKKDQDNELMKEMSETDIPMQNISFSLEENQSGKDIDNDCGSNKKLNADTHMQDIALSLEENKSNKGIPNEWDPRDLLVTRDMKDDAMEMMSNEGSKELFILGDILSLPELTTLKSEAMSPDCKSDRNEQQSFENSSKKEVIVASEVEDSNNLILSAPALASTAEGSDSGKGEATPISPAPASASLEATSSGLVNETGSITFDSRSSATTSGKGSSEPLETGRTSKLEETADQPFSSNLQSGNGESSFSAAGPLTGLISYSGPITYSGNLSLRSDSSTTSTRSFAFPILQSEWNSSPVRMAKADQRQYRRHRGWRQGFLCCRF